A stretch of DNA from Caldalkalibacillus uzonensis:
CTGAAAGAGGTCAAGGACCCGGAACTGAATAAGAGTTTGGTTGAGCTCAATATGATTCGGAATATTCAGGTGGACCAGGATAATAATGTGAGTTTAACCGTTGTGTTAACCATCTCAGGTTGTCCGTTAAAAGCAACCATTGAACAAGATGTGGTCAATAAACTGAAAGAGATTGGAGCCAATCAAGTGGAACTGACCTTTGGCTCCATGACCGATCAGGAAAGGGCCGCTTTAGCCCAGCGTCTGCGTGCCGAAGCCGGAGGGGGGCAAAGTGGCCAGGGCGGGCAAGTTCAGGGACATACCGCCATTTCCCCACTATTGGCGTCTGACTCCAAAACCCAATTTATTGCTGTCACCAGCGGCAAAGGCGGTGTGGGCAAATCAACAGTGACAGTGAACTTAGCCACCGCACTGGCTCGTATGGGCAAGAGAGTGGGTGTGATTGATGCCGATATTTATGGTTTCAGTGTACCGGATATGATGGGCATTAAACAGCGGCCAACCGTGATTGACGAAGTGATCCTTCCCGTTGAAAAACATAGGGTTAAAGTGATGTCCATGGGCTTCTTTGTTGAGGATAACTCACCAGTTATCTGGCGCGGTCCTATGCTAGGCAAAATGTTGCGTAACTTTTTCAGTGAAGTGCACTGGGGTGAACTGGATTACATGATTCTGGACTTGCCTCCGGGAACAGGGGATGTGGCCCTTGATGTCCATACGATGATTCCCCAGAGCAAGGAAATTATTGTGACCACTCCCCATGCTACAGCAGCTTTTGTCGCAGCCAGGGCTGGGGCCATGGCTTTAAAGACCAACCATGAGATCTTGGGTGTAGTGGAAAATATGGCCTACTATCAATTACCCGACGGCTCCAAAGATTATATTTTTGGACGTGGCGGCGGCGAAAAATTAGCCAATGAGTTAAAAACAGAGCTTTTGGCCCAGGTGCCGCTGGGACAGCCGGATAGAGAGGCCAGCGTCGACAACCCGTCTCCTTCCATTTACCCGGCAGAATCACTCATCGGACGTATTTATACTCAGATGGCCGAAAACATTGTGCAGCGTTTAGAAGTAAAAACAGGTTAACCAGGGTTACCCGGGAATAAATTGGCACTTAAAAAGATCACAGGTGGTCCTGGGCCACCTGTGATTATTGAGAACTATTGTCCACCGCCTTGGTCACTCTGCTGATCCTGCCCCTGGCCGCCTTGCTGTTCTTGTTGCTTTCCTTCCATCTCTTTGGCCACTTGACTTAACAATTGGAGTAATTCCAAACGAAAGTAAGGACTTTGCATGGCTTCTTTCATGATATTCATTGTCTCTTGGCGGAACTCTTTTGACTTAGCCACCTCAATAAACTGCTTTTCCATTTCCGGATCTTTGAGTATATCCATCATAGCCGACTGATACTCCGGATCTTTCATTAAATCTTTGAGCAGTTGTTTGTGCTGGGATTCCAGCTGTTTCGCATATTCTTTGGCGAACTTTGGATCCAGCATAAGTTGCTGCCATTTTTCTTTGTTATCTGCTTGGAGCATGGTGTCTTGAATTGTCTTTTTTACGACCGGTTCATTGATGAGCAACTGTTGTTTAAACTCCTCCTCTTTCATAATCTCTTGAATCGTTTTTTTTCCTTCTTCAGTTTGCAAAATATCCAGCACCAACTGCTTGGTTTCATTGTAATCAGGTCTGGCTTGCTCTTCCATTGGGGCACATGCCGCTAAAGATATTATGGCACACATGGACAGGCCAAACAGCCAGCGCCACGGACTTTGTACAATGGCTTGGAAACGGCTCGACATGGACGCTATCCCCTTTCCGCTTATTCACCTTTAATATGCATCGCTAGCACCAAATTATACTTTCTGATACAATCGGTAATGTAGTATTTTTTCACGGTTGTAAGGAAAGTTGGTGAGTCAAACTGACGTTTAAAAAGTGGCTGTTTTTGTTTGTGACAACCTTGCTGGTCGGGGGATTGACGGTTCTTGCCGCCAGCGCACTGATTAACTGGGAGGGCTTTCAGGCCATTACTTCCTCAGTTGAAGAGTTCTTAGCCGGGGCAATCTTTTTACTTGCTGTGGGTATGACCTTCAGTGCCATTAGCCAAATGGGTTTCTTCGCCTACTTACTGGTCAACCGCCTGGCTCTCGGTTTGTTCAAATCGAAGAAAGTGTGGCATTATGTGCAAATCGTGTTGATTTTATTCACGTTTTTTGACCTGGTTTATTTCCGCTACATTGCCTTTGCCACACCTAGGGAAACATGGCTAAACTATATGATTCTGCCCACTGTCTTGTTCATTGCCTCTCTTGTTTTTGCCTATATTAAAATGCGCCAAACCACCGAAGCTGCTTTTATTCCAGCTTTGTTTCTGCTGTTTGTCGTCACCACGATTGAAGCAGTACCAGCTTTGGTGACGAATGACTCCGTCTGGGTGATTTTAATGCTATCGGCCATTTTCGTGTGTAATGTGTGGCAGCTCTTATGGCTGCACCGCTTGACAACGGATGACAAGAAAAAAAGCGCTTAGCGGTCCCTAGGCGCTTCTTTTCGTCATCAGTCCAATTCTTTGATTTGACTTTCCGTGCCGGTGATCAGTTCTGTCACGGTGACAAATCGATATCCCTCTGCTTTTAACTGGCGGATAATGTGGGGCAAAGCTTCGTGAGTTTGCTTGGCCGAATCGCTGGCATGGAGTAAGACGATATCCCCTGGTTGAACATTGGAGACCACGTTGTTGACAATGCGCTCCACCCCGGGATTCATCCAGTCATTGGAATCTGTGTGCCACAGAATAACAGTATAGCCCAGTTCCTCGGCAATGCGTAAGACACGTTTGTCAAAGTCCCCGTTAGGTGGACGGAGCAGCGTTGGGGTGAGACCGGTCACCGACCTGATCATTCGGTGGGCTTTTAAGATTTGTTCCCGTATTTCTTCATCTTTTAAACGGGTGTAATTTATATGTTTGTGACCATGTGAGCCGATTTCATAGCCCATCTCTTTCATTCTTTGGACAATCTCAGGGTGATGTTCGGCCCATGGCGCCGAAAGGAAAAAGGTGGCTTTATCCACACCATGTTCAGCCAGCACATCAAGAATAAGTCCCGGACGTTCCTGACCCCAGGAGATGTCAAAGGTGAGTGCTAATTTTTTTTCGTTAGTGGTGACACGGTAAATGGCTTGAGGGTCATCGCTGCCGCTTGATTGGGCCGGGTGCATTTGGGAGGAAAAGACACTCATGGCATCCCTTTCTACGTAGATGACACCGGCTGTAAACAAGGCGGCGATGACGATAATCAGGTATTTTTTTACTTTTTGTCCATTGATGACCCAAAATGTATGCAACGAGCTTCCCTCCTGTCTACGTCGTCTACACTAATGTATGTCCGCTGTTGTCCGAATATGTATGGAATATGAGGTGATCAGATGGCTGAATTGAAGGCTTTAATAAGAGAGAGTAAGCCTTACCTGTGGGCTGCAGTGCTGATTTTTGGCGTTGGTTCTGTTTTGGGATATGTGTTCAATGAGTTGTTTGAACAAGCGATTACTCCTTTTATCGACGAGTTGGAGAGTATTGCCCGGGAATTGGCCGATAATCCGAATCCAGTGTATATGATGTGGGTGATCTTTCAGAATAATGTACTTGCCGCCATCACCATGATGGTTGTGGGTGTGTTTTTGTTTTTTGTGCCCATCTTCTCCTTGTTCATGAATGGTTTAGCTGTCGGCTATGTTTTGTCCTTTTCAGCAGTGGAAGAAGCATTGTCTCCTGTGCGCATGTTGGTGTTTGGCATTTTACCCCACGGTGTTTTAGAACTGCCGGCCATTTTTGTCGCTGGGGGGATGGGGATGTTTTTAGGTTTTCGTTTGTTGGGCTGGTTATTTGGTTCCGGCAAGTTTTTATCCCACCTGTTCGGTAACATGCGCAGTGATGTGGGCACGTTTTGGCGGGAAGAGACGGTCCCAGTCCTTAAGAAAAGGCTAAGAGGGCTGGTCCGCTTGACGTTGGTGCTGGTCCTGGTTTTGTTTATCGCTGCAGTCATTGAGAGTTTTATTACGCCGGTTCTTATTCTTTTGTTTGTACACTAATTTGATTTTCTGTGCGAACACATTTATAAAAAGGTGCGTTTTGGGACATACCAGAAAGAGAACACAACACAGGGAGTGTCCATCAAGATATGTTGGGGTTATTATTAACAAAGAAAGAAGCACAGGAAATTGAATATCTGTTGAAAAAAGAACTGGAAGAATTATTGCTCGATCTGGAGGACAAACGCATCGACGGACTGGTGCGGAGGGCGATGGAAGAACGGTATAAGCTGGTCTTTCGTTTATACGGCCGTTTTGTTCCACCTCAGGAATTGTCCAAATATGTGCGCAAAAGCTCCAAACAAGGCTAGTCCCTGGTAACATAAAAAAGTAAAAAATGGCATCAAAAACCCCTTGCAAAACTGATTTAAACGTTGTATACTAATATTCGTCGTCAAGTTGGACGACGTTGTTCCGCAGTAGCTCAGTGGTAGAGCAACCGGCTGTTAACCGGTTGGTCGTAGGTTCGAATCCTACCTGCGGAGCCACTTGCTTCCTTAGCTCAGTCGGTAGAGCGCTTCCATGGTAAGGAAGAGGTCGCCGGTTCAAGCCCGGCAGGAAGCTCCATTAAAAATGCTGATGTAGAGCCATTCTTCGAGGTCGAAGGATGGTTTTTTTGTTTGGTTTTTTTACTTCGCGTGCCAAAACGCGTGCCAAAAATGGACATACATGTACCAACATAATCATGTTTAACCCTTCTTTTTCAGTAATGCATCAAATTTATTGGCTGCTTCACGATCCGCTTTTCGGAGTACATGTCCATATGTGTTCATGGTGGTTTTGATGTCGGAGTGTCCTAACCGTTCTGAGATGACTTTGGCATGTACGCCCTGGTTAATCAAAAGGGTTGCTGATGTGTGCCGTAAAGCGTGAAAATTAATGTACTTGAGTCCGTGCCGTTTAATGAATCTCTGCCACCAGTTTTTAACTGATGTAGGATTGAGCGGCTTGCCGTTCCAGGAGGAGAAGACGAAAAAATATTCTTCATTCCACAGCTCCTCAGCCGCGAGCCGTTCCTCTTGCTTCTGAAGCTTTAGGCGTTTTAAGTCATTCATTAAAGATTCAGGAATACTTACCGTTCGTTTACTCCCTTTGGTCTTTAGTTCTCCTATGACATAACCTGATGTTGGTGTGTAGGTTAATCCCTGTTTAACCGAGATCGTTCCCTCATCCAAATCTACGTGCTTCCACTCAAGGCCAAGCAATTCAGACCGCCTGAGCCCCGTGGTGATGGCCAATTTAATAAACACTTTCCAGGATAGCGATTCCTCGCTTTCAAGACATTCCAGCAGTTTGTAGGCTTCTTCTTCGGAGTACACTTCAATCTCTTTTTCTTTTATTTTTGGTTTCTTTACCCCTTTGAGTGGCGATTCTTTGAGCAGCTGGCATTCCAAGGCAAAGTTAAAGATGTTGTTAAGGATCCGATAATGATAAAAGATGGTAGATGGTGAAAGCGAACCGCCTTTTTTATTCATACCTTCCTCGCCTAAGTTATGGAGAAAATCAATGATGTGGATCGGTTTGATTTGATCTAAACGAAAGTGTTGAAAGGCTGGTAATATTCGAAGCTCTAACAATCTAATGTGTGTGTCTAGCGCGGTTTTGGATAGATGCTTTTTAGCATGTTTGGGGAGCCATTCGTTTTGAACGAAATCAACAAACATCATTTTTTCAGGCTCAAAATAGTTGTCTGAATTTAGTTCTGTAATAAAATCGGCAAGTAGTTTCTCTGCTTCACGCTTGCCTTTTGCCTGTACCGTCTTCGTTTTTCTCTGCCGCTTCATCTTACCGGTTTTTGGGTCCAGTTTCATCCCAACATCATAGAACAAACGCCATTTGTTGCCATTTACATGTTGCACATAGCCTCTTGCCATAGGCTTGTCCCTCCTTATTTATCGAATTCCGATATTACTTGGACTTTTGTTGCCCGTTCAAGCTTATAGTCTTGCTTTCCTTTTCTTTCATAACTATTTACAGCAGCGTCGAATTGTAATGTTGTTCCTTCTTTCAAATCAATACCCTCGAATGCTTTAGTAATTCCAATCCAAATTTGTTCTATGACAGGTGTACCATCTTTAAACCGCAAATTACGAATTAATACAATATCGTTCCCCCTAAAACCTTTCTGCACAGTGACAACTTCACCCATAAAGGTGTATCGTTTTCCGGTATATTGTTCTAGCACTTTGCGCTTCTTTCGGTTTTCTTCAAGTCTTTTCTCACGTTCCAAATCGTCTTCGTCTTCAAAGTCTTTGTTAAAATCATCAACTTGAGTTTTTGTTTGCGAATGGTTGTCCTGATCACTTTTATTCGCATCTGATACTTTTATCCAGCCCAGTTTCCTTAAAACTACAAACAAGACAACGATAAAGAGCAAAACATACAAAAATTCCATATTGCCATCCTCTTTTCTTATGTTTTTTTAAGGCGAACC
This window harbors:
- a CDS encoding Mrp/NBP35 family ATP-binding protein, translated to MLTEQNILDALKEVKDPELNKSLVELNMIRNIQVDQDNNVSLTVVLTISGCPLKATIEQDVVNKLKEIGANQVELTFGSMTDQERAALAQRLRAEAGGGQSGQGGQVQGHTAISPLLASDSKTQFIAVTSGKGGVGKSTVTVNLATALARMGKRVGVIDADIYGFSVPDMMGIKQRPTVIDEVILPVEKHRVKVMSMGFFVEDNSPVIWRGPMLGKMLRNFFSEVHWGELDYMILDLPPGTGDVALDVHTMIPQSKEIIVTTPHATAAFVAARAGAMALKTNHEILGVVENMAYYQLPDGSKDYIFGRGGGEKLANELKTELLAQVPLGQPDREASVDNPSPSIYPAESLIGRIYTQMAENIVQRLEVKTG
- the gerD gene encoding spore germination lipoprotein GerD, whose protein sequence is MSSRFQAIVQSPWRWLFGLSMCAIISLAACAPMEEQARPDYNETKQLVLDILQTEEGKKTIQEIMKEEEFKQQLLINEPVVKKTIQDTMLQADNKEKWQQLMLDPKFAKEYAKQLESQHKQLLKDLMKDPEYQSAMMDILKDPEMEKQFIEVAKSKEFRQETMNIMKEAMQSPYFRLELLQLLSQVAKEMEGKQQEQQGGQGQDQQSDQGGGQ
- a CDS encoding KinB-signaling pathway activation protein; the protein is MTTLLVGGLTVLAASALINWEGFQAITSSVEEFLAGAIFLLAVGMTFSAISQMGFFAYLLVNRLALGLFKSKKVWHYVQIVLILFTFFDLVYFRYIAFATPRETWLNYMILPTVLFIASLVFAYIKMRQTTEAAFIPALFLLFVVTTIEAVPALVTNDSVWVILMLSAIFVCNVWQLLWLHRLTTDDKKKSA
- the pdaB gene encoding polysaccharide deacetylase family sporulation protein PdaB, whose protein sequence is MHTFWVINGQKVKKYLIIVIAALFTAGVIYVERDAMSVFSSQMHPAQSSGSDDPQAIYRVTTNEKKLALTFDISWGQERPGLILDVLAEHGVDKATFFLSAPWAEHHPEIVQRMKEMGYEIGSHGHKHINYTRLKDEEIREQILKAHRMIRSVTGLTPTLLRPPNGDFDKRVLRIAEELGYTVILWHTDSNDWMNPGVERIVNNVVSNVQPGDIVLLHASDSAKQTHEALPHIIRQLKAEGYRFVTVTELITGTESQIKELD
- a CDS encoding stage II sporulation protein M; translated protein: MAELKALIRESKPYLWAAVLIFGVGSVLGYVFNELFEQAITPFIDELESIARELADNPNPVYMMWVIFQNNVLAAITMMVVGVFLFFVPIFSLFMNGLAVGYVLSFSAVEEALSPVRMLVFGILPHGVLELPAIFVAGGMGMFLGFRLLGWLFGSGKFLSHLFGNMRSDVGTFWREETVPVLKKRLRGLVRLTLVLVLVLFIAAVIESFITPVLILLFVH
- a CDS encoding tyrosine-type recombinase/integrase — translated: MARGYVQHVNGNKWRLFYDVGMKLDPKTGKMKRQRKTKTVQAKGKREAEKLLADFITELNSDNYFEPEKMMFVDFVQNEWLPKHAKKHLSKTALDTHIRLLELRILPAFQHFRLDQIKPIHIIDFLHNLGEEGMNKKGGSLSPSTIFYHYRILNNIFNFALECQLLKESPLKGVKKPKIKEKEIEVYSEEEAYKLLECLESEESLSWKVFIKLAITTGLRRSELLGLEWKHVDLDEGTISVKQGLTYTPTSGYVIGELKTKGSKRTVSIPESLMNDLKRLKLQKQEERLAAEELWNEEYFFVFSSWNGKPLNPTSVKNWWQRFIKRHGLKYINFHALRHTSATLLINQGVHAKVISERLGHSDIKTTMNTYGHVLRKADREAANKFDALLKKKG